TCGCGGCCGAGGGAATTCAGAAAGGCCACATGTCGCTGCACGCCCGCAACGTCGCCGCGGCGGCGGGTGCCGAAGGCGACGAGATCGAGGCCGTCGTGGAACGGCTGAAGACCGGCGGACATGTGCGGCTCGACAGGGCCGAGGCCATCCTGGCGGAGATCAGGGCCGGCAGGTCCTGAGGCGGACGTCAGCCGCCGCCATCGGACGACGGAGCGCCCCGGCGCGGCGGCTGGGGCGATCGGCCGCGCCGGCCTGATGCTACCGGCAGTCGCTGTTTGCAAATAGTCAACCTTGGGTCGGCTATTTCGAACACGATAGCCGAAGTCAGGACGCTGCGGATGCCAGAGGTTCCTTCATCTCCAGCAACGCAGCAAGGGCATGGCGGCCTGTTCCGCCCGCAGGCCCTGCAGCAGCTCGACCGTCCCGAGGATTTCCAGGTCCCGCTGCGGGTCGTCGGGCGCGTGGAATGGCTCGCCGGCCTCCTGTGCCTCGCGCTCTGCATTTCCGTCGTCGCCTGGGCCTGCCTCGCGCGCTACCGCGAGACGGTGGAAGGCCCCGGCATCCTGGTGCGCAGCGGCGGCGTCTTCATCGGCATCAACGCCCCGAAGGCCGGCTGGATCGATGGCCTGGCCCCCGCCGGCCAGCAGGTCCGCAGCAGCCAGCTCGTCGCCTCCCTCACCACCCCGGAGGAGGATGCGCGCATTGCCGATCTGGAGCGCCGCATCTCGCAGATCGAGGACCAGCGGGACGCCATCGGCCAGCGCTACGAACGGCGGGTGGCCGCGGAAACGCATACCCAGCAGCGCCGGCGCGAGGAACTGGAAGAAGCGATCGAGCTGACCCGGCGCAGGATCACCGAAGCCGAAGCCTCCCTCATGAACCGCGAGCTGTTGTTCTCGCGCGGCGCCGGCACCACCGACCGCGTTCAGGAGGCCCGCGAGCGGCTGTTCAGCGCGCGTTCGTCGCTGTCCCACACCCAGGCCGAGCTCGCCGCCCTCGACGGCGCGCTGCTCGCGCTCGGCGGCCTTCGCGACCAGGAGCTCGAAGCCAATCACCGCCAGATGCTCGACCTGAAGGGGCAGCTCGAGCAGGCCCGCCTCGCCCGCACGCTCGCCAACGAGATCCGCGCGCCGCAGGACGGCGTCGTCGCGCTGGTTCCCGTGACCATGAATGCGCTGGTGGCGGCCGGCCAGCGCATCATGACCCTGGAGACCGGCGGCAACCGGCTGGAGGCGCTGTTCTTCGTGCCGGGCGACCTCGGCAAGCGTGTCGTGCCCGGCATGGATGTGCGCCTGTCGCCGACCACCGCGCCGCGCGAGGAATATGGCATGATCCACGGCAAGGTCGTGTCGGTCTCGCCCCAGCCCGAAGGCCAGGCGGAGATCGCCGAGCGCCTGGGCAATCCGGAGCTCGCCAAGCTGATGGCCCGCAACGGCGCGCCGTTCGAGGTGCGCGCGACCCTCGATGTCTCGCCCGACAATCCCGAGCACTACGCCTGGTCCTCGCGCCGCGGCCAGGAGGTCGCGCTCAGCAGCGGCCTGCTGCTGAGCGCCAATGTCACGGTCCGCCGCGCCCCGCCGATCACCCTGGTCATCCCGGCGCTGCGCCGCTGGACCGGCCTCTAGGAGCCGGCGGCCATGTCCGACCAGGCCAGCGCGGCTTCCCCCTCTCCCCTGCCGCGATCCATCCGCTGCCGACGCGTGCCGACCATCCTGCAGATGGAGGCGGTCGAATGCGGCGCCGCGGCGCTCGGCATGATCCTGGCCTACCATGGCCTCTGGCTGCCGCTGGAGACGCTGAGGGACGCCTGCAAGGTCTCGCGCGACGGAACCTCGGCCGCCGCCCTGCTGCGCGCCGCACGCAGCTTCGGCATGAAGGCTTCCGGCTGGCGCGTCGAGCCGGCGGCGCTCGCCGAGCACCGCTTCCCGGCTATCGCCTTCTGGGAGCTGAACCATTTCGTCGTCATCGAGGGCGTCAGCCGCGGCCGCGTCCGGATCAACGACCCCGCCTATGGCCGGCGCACCGTCGACGCGGCCGAGTTCGACGCCGCCTTCACCGGCGTCCTCCTGACCTTCGAGCCGACGGAAGCGTTCCAGCCCGGCGGCCGGCGGCCGAGCCTGATCCGCGCCCTCCTGCCCCGCGGTCCGCAGGCGCGCGCGGCCTTGAGCTTCCTCGCCATCATCGCGCTGTGCAATCTGCTGCCGCCGATCTTCGTGCCTGCGGCGAGCAAGATCTTCGCCGACAACATTCTGGTGCAGCATGCGACGAGCTGGCTGCGTCCCCTGCTCGTCGGCCTCGCGGCCGCCGCCCTGCTGTCCTTTCTCCTGTCGCTGCTGCACGGGCTGGTCCTGGCGCGGCTGCAGCGCCGGCGCGGCACCGAGGCGGCGATCGGCCTGATGGCGCACATGCTGCGGCTGCCGATCGGCTTCTTCGTCCAGCGCCATGTCGGCGACGTCACCTCCCGCATGGAGGCGGCGCGGCGGCTGTCGCATAGCGCCGTCGTCTCCCTCTCGTCGGCGATCTTCAGCCTGATGGGCGCGCTGACCAGCGCTGCGATCATGATGATGTACGACGTGCCGATGGCCTTGGCCTGCATCGCCTTCGCCGCGATCGACATCCTGGCCATCTATGCCATCACCGGCCTTCGCGTCGACGGGCTGAGGCGCGTCACGGTGCAGCGTTCGCGCATGGCGAGCGTCGCGCTCGGCGGCATCCAGTCGATCGAGACGATCAAGGCGTCCGGCGCGGAGAACGAGTTCTTCGCGCGGCTGATGGGCGCCCAGGCGCAGCTTCTCAACGCGCTGCAGAACCTCGAACGCTCGACGCTTTTCCTCACCCTCACGCCCTCGGTGATCAAGAGCCTGTCCTATGCCGTCCTGCTCGGCTGGGGCGCCCTGAAGGTCATGGACGGGGACATGACGGTCGGCACGCTGATCGCGTTTCTGGCGGTCCTGCAGGCTTTCCACATGCCGGTCCAGGCTCTGGTCGGCGCTGTCGCCGGCTTGCAGGACCTGCGTGGCGAGCTTGACCGGGTCGAGGATACCCTGCGCCACGCGCCGGCCGACACGTTCCGGCACGACCGCCAGGCCGCGGCGCAGTGGCCGGCCCGCAAAAGCCGCCTGTCCGGACGGATCGAGATCCGCGACCTGAGCTTCGCCTATCCCGGCCAGGCCCGGCTCCTCGAAAACCTTGCCATCGACATCGAGCCGGGCCGCTGGGTGGCGCTGGTCGGAACCTCGGGCAGCGGCAAGTCGACGCTTGCGCGCCTCGTCGCCGGCCTGCTCAGGCCGGACGCCGGAACGATCCGCTTCGACGGCGTCGACCTCGACCGCATTCCCCGCCGCGTTCTCGCCGGCTCGGTCAGCTTCGTCCAGCAGGACGTCGTGCTGTTCGAGGGGACCGTGCGCGAGAACATCGCGCTGTGGGACCCAGCGCTTGACGACGTGCGGATCCACGCCGCCGCGCACGATGCCCTCATCCACGACGACATCACGCGCCGGCGCGGCCAGTACGGCGCCGCCGTCGCTGAGAGCGGCGCCAATTTCTCCGGCGGCCAGCGCCAGCGCATCGAGCTCGCGCGCGCGCTCGCCACCGATCCGGCCGTCCTGATCCTCGACGAGGCGAGCGCGGCCCTGGACCCGGTCACGGAGGCCGGCATCTTCCGCAATCTGCGCCGGCGCGGCGTCACCGCGCTCGTGGTCTCGCACCGGCTGAGCACGATCCGCGACTGCGACGAAATCATCGTCCTCGACGCTGGGCGCATCGTCCAGCGCGGCTCACATGACAGCCTGATCGCCGCCGCCGGCCCCTATGCGGATCTCGTCCGTGCCGAATGACATGATCGACATGGACCCCGCCGGTGCGGCGGATCTGGATCGCGCGCATCCCGGCGCGCGCACCGTTTGCGCGGCCGGTTTCGCCTATCGGCTGGACAGCGGGCGCGCCGATCTGTTCGTCGAAGAGACCGGCCAGGCCGGCACCGCCCGCTTCGTGGCGACCCTGGCGGCCGGGGATGCCGTCTTCGGCCTCG
This portion of the bacterium YEK0313 genome encodes:
- a CDS encoding putative efflux pump membrane fusion protein; translated protein: MPEVPSSPATQQGHGGLFRPQALQQLDRPEDFQVPLRVVGRVEWLAGLLCLALCISVVAWACLARYRETVEGPGILVRSGGVFIGINAPKAGWIDGLAPAGQQVRSSQLVASLTTPEEDARIADLERRISQIEDQRDAIGQRYERRVAAETHTQQRRREELEEAIELTRRRITEAEASLMNRELLFSRGAGTTDRVQEARERLFSARSSLSHTQAELAALDGALLALGGLRDQELEANHRQMLDLKGQLEQARLARTLANEIRAPQDGVVALVPVTMNALVAAGQRIMTLETGGNRLEALFFVPGDLGKRVVPGMDVRLSPTTAPREEYGMIHGKVVSVSPQPEGQAEIAERLGNPELAKLMARNGAPFEVRATLDVSPDNPEHYAWSSRRGQEVALSSGLLLSANVTVRRAPPITLVIPALRRWTGL
- the lagD gene encoding Lactococcin-G-processing and transport ATP-binding protein LagD codes for the protein MSDQASAASPSPLPRSIRCRRVPTILQMEAVECGAAALGMILAYHGLWLPLETLRDACKVSRDGTSAAALLRAARSFGMKASGWRVEPAALAEHRFPAIAFWELNHFVVIEGVSRGRVRINDPAYGRRTVDAAEFDAAFTGVLLTFEPTEAFQPGGRRPSLIRALLPRGPQARAALSFLAIIALCNLLPPIFVPAASKIFADNILVQHATSWLRPLLVGLAAAALLSFLLSLLHGLVLARLQRRRGTEAAIGLMAHMLRLPIGFFVQRHVGDVTSRMEAARRLSHSAVVSLSSAIFSLMGALTSAAIMMMYDVPMALACIAFAAIDILAIYAITGLRVDGLRRVTVQRSRMASVALGGIQSIETIKASGAENEFFARLMGAQAQLLNALQNLERSTLFLTLTPSVIKSLSYAVLLGWGALKVMDGDMTVGTLIAFLAVLQAFHMPVQALVGAVAGLQDLRGELDRVEDTLRHAPADTFRHDRQAAAQWPARKSRLSGRIEIRDLSFAYPGQARLLENLAIDIEPGRWVALVGTSGSGKSTLARLVAGLLRPDAGTIRFDGVDLDRIPRRVLAGSVSFVQQDVVLFEGTVRENIALWDPALDDVRIHAAAHDALIHDDITRRRGQYGAAVAESGANFSGGQRQRIELARALATDPAVLILDEASAALDPVTEAGIFRNLRRRGVTALVVSHRLSTIRDCDEIIVLDAGRIVQRGSHDSLIAAAGPYADLVRAE